A section of the bacterium genome encodes:
- a CDS encoding serine/threonine protein kinase, with translation MNNESKPSGAIGAFTDNLSVRSFLGQGGVGRVFVGFERNLERQVAIKEIIPEKLLQNREKKIARFVREAKLAGQLQHPGVIPIYSLAKRDDGTYYYVMKYVQGRTLADAIKDSVGMNDEDSFRKRISLLDNVIAVCDAMGYAHSMGVVHRDLKPSNVILGEFGETVILDWGLAKRLDDSEGDEPGQLSGDAEIDADAKLTRDGAILGTPAYLAPEQVLAEAGPVDQRTDVYTLGVILFMLLAGRRPYLGDTRQVLQLIASPDPSPSPAEHCGCLPPELVAVCEKAMSKDREKRFKDASEFAAELRAFRDGRLVSVYAYSRSELFKRFVARNKAGIIAAAAVVVSIIAGAGFSFNFAIDAHRARQKAVGALVEVTKLSEASITLARQESDLLYQYFTQLEKEMSDAAAKLASLGQDNHAAIGSTLKEISGLHPEILSFYFISPRGITIDAHPGAVALPKAAADTEIEYLERIVKSQNPDEEYETKLYDLANGKKGFSASVPVLRGRTLAGGLVALFVCETAIPIMMRFDPIKSNYQVWLMRNDGLLVYDEDVRQIGLYLFTDEMFRDFPELLEFGDKIRKDPWGIGHYSFHDKDSSTIVYKVAAWDTLRSNGAHWKLVITKPYISR, from the coding sequence ATGAACAACGAATCAAAACCATCCGGAGCGATAGGCGCGTTCACCGACAACCTCTCGGTGCGCAGCTTCCTGGGGCAGGGAGGGGTAGGCCGCGTCTTTGTGGGTTTCGAGCGCAACCTAGAGAGACAGGTCGCCATCAAGGAAATCATCCCCGAAAAACTCCTCCAGAACCGCGAGAAGAAGATCGCGCGCTTCGTGCGCGAGGCCAAGCTCGCCGGCCAGCTGCAGCACCCCGGGGTGATCCCGATCTACTCGCTCGCGAAGAGAGACGACGGCACGTATTACTACGTGATGAAGTACGTGCAGGGCAGGACGCTCGCCGACGCGATCAAGGACAGCGTCGGCATGAACGACGAGGACTCTTTCCGCAAGCGCATCTCCCTGCTCGACAACGTCATAGCGGTCTGCGACGCCATGGGATACGCGCACTCCATGGGCGTGGTCCACAGGGATCTGAAGCCGAGCAACGTGATCCTCGGCGAATTCGGCGAGACGGTCATTCTGGACTGGGGCCTGGCAAAGCGCCTGGACGACAGCGAGGGCGATGAACCCGGCCAGCTCTCCGGCGACGCGGAGATCGATGCGGACGCAAAGCTGACGAGGGACGGCGCGATACTCGGCACCCCCGCGTACCTGGCGCCGGAGCAGGTGCTGGCCGAAGCCGGCCCCGTGGACCAGAGGACCGACGTCTACACGCTGGGCGTGATCCTGTTCATGCTCCTGGCCGGCCGCAGGCCCTATCTCGGCGACACCAGGCAAGTGCTCCAGCTGATCGCCTCTCCGGACCCATCCCCTTCGCCCGCGGAGCATTGCGGATGTCTTCCGCCCGAGCTCGTCGCGGTATGCGAAAAAGCGATGTCAAAGGACAGGGAGAAGAGGTTCAAAGACGCGTCGGAGTTCGCGGCCGAGCTGCGCGCATTTCGCGACGGCAGACTGGTCAGCGTCTACGCGTACTCGAGGAGCGAGCTGTTCAAAAGATTCGTGGCGCGCAACAAGGCAGGCATCATCGCCGCGGCGGCCGTCGTCGTCTCCATCATCGCCGGCGCAGGCTTCTCGTTCAACTTCGCAATCGACGCGCACAGGGCGAGGCAAAAAGCCGTCGGCGCCCTGGTCGAGGTGACAAAGCTCTCCGAGGCGTCGATAACCCTGGCCAGGCAGGAGTCCGATCTCCTCTACCAATATTTCACGCAGCTCGAAAAAGAGATGTCGGACGCAGCCGCAAAACTCGCCTCGCTGGGCCAGGACAACCACGCGGCAATAGGTTCGACGCTCAAGGAGATATCCGGCCTCCACCCCGAGATACTATCCTTCTATTTCATCTCCCCGCGCGGGATCACCATCGACGCCCATCCGGGCGCAGTCGCGCTGCCGAAGGCGGCGGCCGACACGGAAATCGAATATCTGGAGAGGATAGTCAAATCACAAAATCCAGATGAAGAGTACGAGACCAAGCTCTACGACCTCGCGAACGGCAAAAAGGGGTTCTCCGCAAGCGTGCCCGTGCTCAGGGGGCGCACGCTCGCCGGCGGACTCGTCGCCCTGTTCGTCTGCGAGACCGCGATCCCCATAATGATGCGGTTCGACCCGATAAAGAGCAACTACCAGGTCTGGCTCATGCGCAATGACGGGCTGTTGGTGTACGACGAGGACGTGAGGCAGATCGGTCTCTACCTCTTCACGGACGAGATGTTCCGCGATTTTCCCGAGCTCCTCGAATTCGGCGACAAGATCAGGAAAGATCCGTGGGGCATAGGCCACTACTCTTTCCACGACAAGGACAGCTCGACGATCGTCTACAAGGTGGCGGCGTGGGACACATTGAGATCCAACGGCGCACACTGGAAGCTCGTGATCACCAAACCCTACATCTCCAGGTGA
- a CDS encoding Fic family protein has translation MAWDPKIEVTAHLLKIIEEISALRERIAAATIQVPWIPALQKDARARNTHGSTAIEGNPLTLEQVRALDEGRPVAAATPRSQREVTNYFAGLKFIERHAADKRITKARVLKLHSIISQDVMDQGRAGRYREIAVRVGRHVPPPPQDVPELMDGLLGWWNGESGNWSPVISQAVIHHRFEEIHPFADGNGRAGRALALWELYRRGFDTQHIFSIDEVYWENRPRYYEALDAVQRRGDLTGWLEYSAEVVHLTLERVWERIDRFAASAGAKKIVLRPKQEQLLQMLRDSKGLTPREIWEGIGVSRQGAMDLINPLMEAGLVRRIGTKKSGRYVLG, from the coding sequence ATGGCATGGGATCCGAAGATCGAGGTCACGGCGCATCTCCTTAAAATAATTGAAGAAATCTCTGCCCTTCGCGAGAGGATAGCGGCGGCCACGATCCAGGTGCCCTGGATCCCCGCATTGCAAAAGGACGCCAGGGCCCGCAATACGCACGGCTCCACCGCCATCGAGGGAAACCCGCTTACGCTGGAGCAGGTCCGGGCGCTCGACGAGGGTCGCCCTGTCGCCGCGGCGACTCCCCGCTCGCAGCGCGAGGTGACGAACTACTTTGCCGGGCTGAAGTTCATAGAAAGGCACGCAGCGGACAAGAGGATCACGAAGGCGCGCGTCCTGAAACTCCATTCGATCATATCCCAGGACGTGATGGACCAGGGGAGGGCGGGACGATACCGAGAGATTGCGGTGAGGGTCGGACGGCACGTCCCGCCCCCGCCCCAGGATGTGCCGGAGCTAATGGATGGGCTCTTGGGGTGGTGGAACGGCGAGTCGGGCAACTGGTCGCCGGTGATCTCGCAGGCCGTCATCCATCACCGCTTCGAGGAGATCCATCCGTTCGCCGACGGGAACGGCCGCGCCGGCCGCGCGCTCGCGCTGTGGGAGTTGTATCGCAGGGGTTTCGACACCCAGCACATCTTTTCCATAGACGAGGTCTACTGGGAGAATCGCCCCAGGTATTACGAGGCGCTCGATGCCGTGCAGAGACGGGGCGATCTGACCGGATGGCTCGAGTATTCGGCCGAGGTCGTCCACCTGACGCTGGAGAGGGTCTGGGAACGGATCGACCGGTTTGCCGCGTCGGCCGGGGCCAAGAAGATCGTCCTGAGGCCGAAGCAGGAACAGTTGCTGCAGATGCTGAGGGACAGCAAGGGGCTCACCCCGCGAGAGATATGGGAAGGGATCGGCGTCTCGAGGCAGGGCGCGATGGATCTTATCAACCCGTTGATGGAGGCTGGGCTGGTGCGCCGCATCGGAACGAAGAAATCCGGCCGATATGTGCTGGGTTGA
- a CDS encoding DNA cytosine methyltransferase, translated as MLQIWQFIFFALMNRNSKTKQIGLFFKKAIKASKHPSFPKHTFYEFFAGGGMAKIGLGNEWTCLFANDWCPKKADVYLSNFPKENCFVCEDISKISSQQLPGRADLMWGSFPCQDLSLAGAGAGLKGARSGTYWAFMRLVKQLDAEKRAPNFIVLENVIGAITSHKGDDFAAIVKTITEAGYKIGALVADAALFLPQSRPRLFFVALRKECAIPPELEGFEPSDTWHPKNLRNAYQKLPQSIKENWIWWQMPDPPARQATFSDLIEQKPSDVDWHSHEETQRLINQMSYANILKLEKEQKRDRPVVGCIYRRTRNYNSAKVQRAEVRFDGISGCLRTPAGGSSRQILIFVKGKQIRSRLLSSREAARLMGVPDSYILPKKYNDAYHVMGDGLAVPVVSWLERNILRPLLITNLLAAKAA; from the coding sequence ATGCTTCAAATTTGGCAGTTTATTTTCTTTGCGCTTATGAATCGAAACTCTAAGACAAAGCAGATCGGCCTTTTTTTCAAAAAAGCAATTAAAGCTTCAAAGCATCCGTCGTTCCCGAAACATACATTTTATGAGTTTTTCGCCGGCGGCGGAATGGCCAAAATTGGGCTCGGTAATGAATGGACTTGCCTTTTTGCAAATGATTGGTGTCCGAAAAAAGCAGATGTATATCTGTCTAATTTTCCAAAAGAAAACTGCTTTGTTTGTGAAGATATTTCAAAAATAAGTTCGCAACAACTGCCCGGACGGGCTGATTTAATGTGGGGTTCATTTCCTTGCCAAGATTTGTCGTTGGCAGGAGCGGGGGCTGGATTGAAGGGAGCGCGAAGCGGAACGTATTGGGCTTTTATGCGGTTAGTAAAACAACTCGACGCCGAAAAAAGGGCTCCGAACTTTATCGTGCTTGAAAACGTCATCGGCGCAATCACATCGCATAAAGGCGACGACTTTGCTGCTATAGTAAAAACGATAACTGAGGCAGGGTACAAAATAGGCGCGCTGGTGGCGGACGCAGCGCTTTTTTTGCCTCAATCGCGCCCGCGACTCTTTTTTGTGGCCCTTCGAAAAGAATGCGCCATCCCTCCCGAGCTTGAAGGCTTTGAGCCATCGGATACTTGGCATCCAAAAAATCTGCGTAATGCCTATCAGAAATTACCTCAAAGCATTAAAGAAAACTGGATCTGGTGGCAAATGCCCGATCCGCCTGCTCGGCAGGCGACGTTCTCCGACTTAATTGAACAAAAACCATCCGATGTGGATTGGCATTCCCATGAGGAAACGCAGCGATTAATCAACCAAATGTCTTACGCCAATATTTTAAAACTTGAAAAAGAACAAAAAAGAGACCGGCCTGTAGTCGGATGCATTTATCGGCGCACTCGTAATTACAATAGCGCGAAAGTTCAAAGGGCGGAAGTTCGGTTTGACGGAATAAGCGGCTGTTTGAGAACGCCTGCTGGCGGATCAAGCAGACAAATCCTGATTTTCGTCAAAGGAAAACAAATTCGTTCGCGTCTTCTCTCATCACGTGAGGCGGCCCGTCTGATGGGAGTTCCAGATAGCTATATACTCCCAAAAAAATACAACGACGCGTATCATGTTATGGGCGACGGGTTGGCTGTCCCGGTCGTATCGTGGCTCGAACGCAATATCCTGCGTCCGCTGCTTATCACAAACCTTTTAGCTGCCAAGGCGGCATAA
- the vsr gene encoding DNA mismatch endonuclease Vsr gives MDTFSRKKRSEIMKRVHSRSTNAEKLVRKLTRRIGYKFRLNQKELPGCPDIVFPKRRKVIFIHGCFWHQHLCRRGSRTPKSNISYWRRKLTNNKKRDAKNARLLRKLGWKVLVIWECEITRERTLQSKIKKFLAPSKQS, from the coding sequence ATGGACACCTTCAGCAGGAAAAAACGCAGCGAAATAATGAAGCGCGTTCATAGCCGAAGTACGAACGCGGAAAAATTGGTTCGAAAACTTACCCGCCGTATTGGTTATAAGTTCAGGCTAAATCAAAAAGAACTGCCGGGTTGTCCGGATATTGTATTTCCAAAACGCCGAAAAGTTATCTTTATTCACGGTTGTTTTTGGCATCAACATCTTTGCCGACGAGGTTCTCGCACGCCTAAATCCAATATTTCTTACTGGAGACGCAAGCTGACGAACAACAAGAAACGAGACGCTAAAAACGCCAGGCTCCTACGAAAATTGGGGTGGAAAGTCCTGGTGATCTGGGAATGCGAAATCACCCGCGAAAGAACGCTTCAATCAAAAATTAAAAAATTTCTTGCACCAAGTAAGCAGTCCTGA
- a CDS encoding electron transfer flavoprotein subunit alpha, protein MGIKILKEVCTGCGICVHECPVEAIHMPGGKAEVDREVCILCGACAPVCPVHAIIFEGSKEIERAPLADCSGVWVFCERRGDRMHRVSFELLSEGRKLADARKTHLAAVIFGEGAAQEARSAIEYGADRAYVIDSPELTGFSDDAYAEALAQLCEKHRPEIVLAGATIVGRSFIPRVAARLMTGLTADCTELSIDDKGNLAQVRPAFGGNIMARILCTRARPQMATVRPHVMKPALPDPARQGEVIEEEMPKGASASSIKIIESVSDLAGEINISDADIVVAGGRGLGKPKNFKLIYDLAHVLGAAVGASRSVVDAGWIPYLHQVGQTGRTVCPKLYIAIGISGAIQHLVGMQTSGKILAINSDPNAPIFRVADYGLVGDLFEVVPKLTSEFRKLRR, encoded by the coding sequence ATGGGCATCAAGATCCTGAAAGAGGTCTGCACCGGCTGCGGCATCTGCGTGCACGAATGCCCGGTCGAGGCGATTCACATGCCCGGCGGCAAGGCTGAGGTCGATCGCGAGGTATGCATACTCTGCGGCGCCTGCGCCCCCGTGTGCCCGGTCCACGCAATCATATTCGAGGGCTCCAAGGAGATAGAGCGCGCGCCGCTGGCGGACTGCAGCGGGGTATGGGTCTTCTGCGAGCGCAGGGGCGATCGCATGCACAGGGTCTCTTTCGAGCTGTTGAGCGAGGGCAGAAAGCTCGCAGACGCCAGGAAGACCCATCTCGCCGCGGTGATCTTCGGCGAGGGCGCTGCGCAAGAGGCCCGCTCCGCGATCGAGTACGGCGCGGACAGGGCCTATGTCATCGATTCCCCGGAGCTCACCGGATTCAGCGACGACGCCTATGCCGAGGCCCTCGCTCAGCTCTGCGAGAAGCACAGGCCGGAGATCGTGCTGGCCGGCGCCACGATCGTCGGACGCTCCTTCATACCCAGGGTCGCGGCCAGGCTCATGACCGGGCTCACCGCCGACTGCACCGAGCTCTCGATCGACGACAAGGGAAACCTGGCGCAGGTTAGGCCCGCGTTCGGCGGCAACATCATGGCCCGGATACTCTGCACAAGGGCGCGTCCGCAGATGGCGACTGTTCGGCCGCACGTGATGAAGCCGGCGCTCCCCGATCCGGCGAGGCAAGGCGAGGTGATCGAGGAGGAGATGCCGAAGGGGGCGTCGGCCTCGAGCATCAAGATCATCGAGTCGGTGAGCGATCTTGCGGGCGAGATCAACATCTCGGACGCGGATATCGTGGTCGCAGGCGGCAGGGGGCTGGGCAAGCCCAAAAATTTCAAACTTATCTACGATCTCGCCCACGTCCTCGGCGCCGCCGTGGGCGCGAGCCGCTCGGTCGTTGACGCGGGCTGGATCCCGTACCTGCATCAGGTAGGACAAACCGGCCGCACCGTCTGCCCCAAGCTCTACATCGCCATCGGAATCTCCGGCGCGATCCAGCACTTGGTGGGGATGCAGACATCGGGAAAGATCCTTGCGATAAACTCGGATCCCAACGCCCCCATCTTCCGCGTCGCGGATTACGGATTGGTGGGAGATCTCTTTGAGGTTGTTCCCAAGCTGACCTCTGAATTCCGCAAGCTCAGACGATAG